One segment of Theobroma cacao cultivar B97-61/B2 chromosome 9, Criollo_cocoa_genome_V2, whole genome shotgun sequence DNA contains the following:
- the LOC18589668 gene encoding peroxidase N, whose amino-acid sequence MKRSNSFKGYSLLIICFMHCVAVRSQLTTDFYSKTCPSLLSIVRRQVQSAVKTEMRMAASLLRLHFHDCFVNGCDASVLLDGDNTTEKFALPNLNSARGFEVVDAIKSAVENACSGVVSCADILAIAARDSVVLSGGPTWRVLLGRRDGLISNATLANAALPSPFEALDAIIQKFVNVGLNITDVVSLSGGHTIGLAKCATFSNRLLNFSGTGAPDTTMEASMLSDLQSFCPVNGDGNKTTVLDRNSTDLFDNHYFQNLLNGKGLLGSDQILHSSELATSTTKSLVESYSSNSQLFFQDFANSMIKMGNISPLTGSNGQIRTNCRAVNS is encoded by the exons ATGAAGAGGTCAAACAGCTTTAAGGGTTATTCTCTGCTTATAATTTGCTTTATGCATTGTGTAGCTGTGAGGTCCCAACTTACCACTGATTTCTATTCTAAAACATGTCCAAGTCTTCTTTCAATAGTCCGGAGGCAAGTTCAGAGTGCTGTCAAGACTGAAATGCGAATGGCAGCTTCTCTCCTTCGGCTTCATTTCCATGATTGCTTTGTGAAT GGTTGTGATGCATCAGTTTTGTTGGATGGAGACAATACTACTGAGAAGTTTGCTCTCCCTAATCTCAACTCTGCAAGAGGATTTGAAGTTGTGGATGCAATAAAAAGCGCTGTAGAGAACGCATGCAGCGGTGTTGTATCATGTGCTGATATACTAGCCATTGCTGCTCGAGATTCTGTTGTCTTa AGTGGAGGACCAACCTGGAGAGTTTTATTAGGAAGAAGAGATGGGCTGATTTCAAATGCAACACTAGCAAATGCTGCACTTCCTTCTCCATTTGAGGCACTAGATGCAATTATTCAAAAGTTCGTCAATGTTGGCCTAAACATCACTGATGTAGTGTCTTTGTCAG GCGGCCACACAATTGGATTAGCCAAGTGCGCTACCTTCAGCAACAGATTACTCAACTTCTCAGGAACTGGTGCTCCAGATACTACAATGGAGGCAAGCATGTTGTCTGATCTGCAAAGCTTTTGTCCAGTTAATGGTGATGGGAACAAGACCACCGTTCTTGATAGGAACTCAACTGATCTATTTGACAACCATTATTTCCAGAACTTGCTAAATGGGAAGGGTTTATTAGGTTCTGATCAAATTCTACATTCTAGTGAGTTGGCCACTTCCACAACTAAAAGCCTTGTTGAAAGCTACAGCAGCAATTCACAGCTTTTCTTCCAGGACTTTGCCAATTCCATGATCAAGATGGGGAATATAAGTCCCCTTACAGGATCTAATGGACAGATTAGGACGAATTGCAGGGCTGTAAATTCATAA